CTCCTTCTTCCAGTACCCCACAAACACCGAAGGCCCCCGCACCTCCAGCTCGCCGTCTTCCGCAAATCGGCACTCCACATTCTTCAAAGCCTGCCCAACCGTCCCAATCCGATGCGCCTCCGGAAAGTTCAGCGCAATCACCGGCGAGGTCTCCGTCAACCCATACCCCTCAAAAATCCGGATCCCAACATCCGCGAACCACCCCGCCGAATCCATCCCAAGCGGCGCGCCGCCCGAGATGAACACCTCAGCGCTCCCGCCAAACGCCTCGCGAATCTTCGAGTACACCAGCTTGTTCGCAATCTTCCAGCTCACCGAACCAGGCGTCGTCCCTGCCAGGATCTCCGGCCGATGTTTCTTCCCCACGCCCAACGCCCAGCGCAGTATCTTCAACTTCGCCGGCGACGCAGCCGACTTGCCCTCCACCGCCTGCCGAATCTTCTCATACACCCGCGGCACCGCAACAAACACCGTCGGCTTCACCTCCTTCATCGCCGCCGCCAGCTGGTCAAACTTCGGACAATATGCCAGCCGCGCCCCATGGCACATCATCGAGTAATCCAGATGCCGCGCCGTCACATGCGACAGCGGCAGAAAAGAGATGCAGCTATCCTTCTCAGAAAATCCCATCTTGCCCGTCGAGAAGTTCACATTGCTCGTCAGGTTTCCATGCGTCAGCATCACGCCCTTCGACTCTCCCGTTGTACCCGACGTGTAAATAATCGTCGCCAGATCCTCCGGCTTCACCGTCTTCAGCATCCCATCGAAGCCCACATCCCTCTGCTGCTTCGCCTTCGCCCCCTCCATCAGCGCGCCAAAGCTCTCCGCGTTCGGAAACTCTCCCGCGTCCATCACCACCACATGCTCCAGCTCGGGCAGCTCCCCCGCAGCCGACAACTTGTCATACTGGTCCTGCGACGACAGCACCGCCACCTTCGCCCCCGAGTCCCGCAACATATACCCAATCTGTTCCGGCGTCAGCGTCGGATAGAGCGGCACATCCACTGCCCCAATCGCCAGCGTAGCAAAGTCCGTCACAGGCCACTCCCACCTGTTCTCCGAAACAATCGCCACGCGATCGCCCTTCCCCACACCCCATCCGCGAAACACATCCGCCAGCGCCCTCACCCGCCCATAAAGCTCATCAGATGTAATCGGATTCCAAACCCCATCCACACCCTGCCCCATCATCACAGCTCGACCGCCCCGCCCCGTCGCCTGCTCCAAAACATCATTCAAAGTCACAAAATCAAACATCATTCATCTCCAAATCTCTTTTGTTGTCATTCCGCAACGCATTTATTGTTGTCATTCCGCAGCGCAGCGGAGGAATCTGCTTTTGCGACCCTTTCCCAAATCACCACAACCATGACAGGTGTTCACTTCGTCTGAATCCCACTCAGCAGCACATCCATAACCTGCGCCGCAGTCGCCTTCGAATCATAGACCCGTCCCGTAAACACAGCAGAACTCAGCAGCTCATCAATCGCCCCGAACATGCAGTGAGCCACCACGCCGTCGGACACATCCCTCCGGAAGATACCCTCCTGCTGCCCCCGCCGCACCACCTCGCGCACCACCTGGATGTACTTCACGAGATGATGATGCGAAAACTCCGCGATAAACTTCGCGCTCTGCCTCACCTCGGTCTGCATCAGCACCGCCATGCTACGATTCACCGCATGGCTCTCCAGGTGAACCTGCGCGATGTACTCCAGCTGCTCCCGCGGCCCATGCAGCGTCTTGAACTCCTCCTCCACCTGCCGATGAAACTTGTCGAAGGTCGAGTCGATCGCCGTCCGCAGCACGTCATCCTTACTCTTGAAGTAGAGATAGATCGTCCCATCCGCCACCCCGGCGCGCTTCGCAATCGCACTTACCGGCGAACTGAAATAACCGTGCTCGGCGATGACCTCCACCGCCGCATCCAGAATGCGTTGATATTTTTCGCTTCCGGGTCCCGTTGCCGGCAC
This Tunturibacter gelidoferens DNA region includes the following protein-coding sequences:
- a CDS encoding AMP-dependent synthetase/ligase, with protein sequence MMFDFVTLNDVLEQATGRGGRAVMMGQGVDGVWNPITSDELYGRVRALADVFRGWGVGKGDRVAIVSENRWEWPVTDFATLAIGAVDVPLYPTLTPEQIGYMLRDSGAKVAVLSSQDQYDKLSAAGELPELEHVVVMDAGEFPNAESFGALMEGAKAKQQRDVGFDGMLKTVKPEDLATIIYTSGTTGESKGVMLTHGNLTSNVNFSTGKMGFSEKDSCISFLPLSHVTARHLDYSMMCHGARLAYCPKFDQLAAAMKEVKPTVFVAVPRVYEKIRQAVEGKSAASPAKLKILRWALGVGKKHRPEILAGTTPGSVSWKIANKLVYSKIREAFGGSAEVFISGGAPLGMDSAGWFADVGIRIFEGYGLTETSPVIALNFPEAHRIGTVGQALKNVECRFAEDGELEVRGPSVFVGYWKKEEATKEAFTADGWFKTGDIGNIDKDGYLSITDRKKELLKTSGGKLIAPQPIENKLKANVLVAQAALVGDKHKFACVLISPNFAALEGWAKGQGINAGDHAALVKDAKVVKAYQEIVDKVNMGLANFESMKRMSVVAEEWSVEDGTLTPSMKLKRRVVEQKYAKEIGDFYADEATASKG
- a CDS encoding TetR/AcrR family transcriptional regulator, giving the protein MRPGLKRLAKKTRPDSIKADVPATGPGSEKYQRILDAAVEVIAEHGYFSSPVSAIAKRAGVADGTIYLYFKSKDDVLRTAIDSTFDKFHRQVEEEFKTLHGPREQLEYIAQVHLESHAVNRSMAVLMQTEVRQSAKFIAEFSHHHLVKYIQVVREVVRRGQQEGIFRRDVSDGVVAHCMFGAIDELLSSAVFTGRVYDSKATAAQVMDVLLSGIQTK